The Virgibacillus phasianinus genome includes a window with the following:
- a CDS encoding carboxylate--amine ligase: MKKLPFIPVIVGTDINAYNMAISFHEAYGVKPILIGKQLMAFTNFSSIIEKIEIHEKLSDPEQFVPILMQVAQGLKSSNKKLLLVGTNDAYVRLIIENEAALKENYVFNYINESLMNKLQTKSNFYKFCKEYGIETPETYFYNCSKSEPFSEDLTYPVIIKPSNGIEYYNHKFVGQEKVYKVESKEEFQRVVAMITASGYRDELIIQDYIPGDDTYMWDSVVYVNSSGKTQLVTFAQVVLQEHTATAIGNYTALITRYNKEMMEKLQHFLEEVGYVGFANFDIKYDRRDGKFKVFEVNIRQGRSSYYVTALGHNMAEYLVDDGIYKKEKEITYLDKEYLFTVVPKIVLRNFVENDDVLKDVNRLIKQGKWGNPLFYKHDHHLKRKLYLFVRQINYYRKYKNNKWN, from the coding sequence ATGAAAAAATTACCATTCATCCCAGTGATCGTTGGAACAGACATAAATGCTTATAATATGGCTATTTCTTTTCATGAAGCATATGGTGTAAAACCAATTTTAATAGGAAAACAATTAATGGCATTCACAAATTTCAGTTCAATCATTGAAAAAATAGAAATACACGAAAAACTGTCAGATCCTGAACAATTTGTTCCGATTCTGATGCAAGTGGCCCAAGGTCTAAAGTCGTCGAATAAAAAGCTTCTTTTGGTAGGCACCAATGATGCTTACGTTCGATTAATTATCGAAAATGAGGCGGCATTAAAAGAAAATTATGTATTTAATTACATTAATGAATCATTAATGAATAAACTGCAGACGAAATCGAATTTCTACAAATTTTGTAAAGAATACGGGATTGAAACTCCTGAAACCTATTTCTATAATTGCAGTAAATCAGAACCATTTAGCGAGGATCTCACATACCCAGTAATCATAAAGCCAAGTAATGGGATTGAATATTATAATCACAAGTTTGTTGGGCAGGAAAAGGTATATAAGGTCGAATCAAAGGAAGAATTTCAAAGGGTTGTAGCCATGATAACGGCGAGTGGTTACCGGGATGAATTGATCATTCAGGATTATATACCAGGTGATGACACATACATGTGGGATTCTGTCGTCTATGTTAATTCTTCCGGTAAGACACAGCTTGTTACATTTGCACAAGTTGTCCTGCAAGAGCATACCGCGACAGCGATTGGTAATTACACAGCATTAATTACCCGCTACAACAAGGAAATGATGGAAAAGCTGCAGCATTTTCTTGAGGAAGTTGGTTACGTTGGTTTTGCAAACTTCGATATTAAATATGATAGACGAGATGGTAAATTTAAAGTATTTGAAGTGAATATTAGACAAGGAAGATCCAGTTATTATGTTACAGCACTTGGTCATAATATGGCGGAATATCTTGTAGACGATGGAATCTACAAAAAAGAAAAAGAAATAACCTATTTGGACAAAGAATATTTATTCACTGTTGTTCCGAAAATAGTATTAAGAAACTTTGTCGAAAATGATGATGTGCTAAAGGATGTAAACCGTTTGATCAAACAAGGCAAATGGGGAAATCCATTATTTTATAAACATGATCACCATTTAAAGAGAAAATTGTATTTATTTGTGCGTCAGATCAATTACTATCGTAAATACAAAAATAATAAATGGAATTAA